A stretch of Mycobacterium sp. ITM-2016-00316 DNA encodes these proteins:
- a CDS encoding helix-turn-helix transcriptional regulator, with protein sequence MDKRAQQRLALGAFLRARREAAQRDELGYPAVPRMRTSGLRREEVALSAGVSVTWYTWLEQGREINPSKQVLDAISGALRLTLAEHDYVLTLGGHTSDPAVSGGPTPPHIQRFLDALAGYPAFAIGPTWSIAAWNAAYAALYPNIAVTDPPDRNLLWLVFMDPAIRELLPDWETDSRRFLAEFRAEAGARVGEPSYIQLVERLREGSALFSAEWQASSVERFASRERRFFHPGVGELLLEHHQLTPADAPGIQIVAYLPLPDSDAAERLARLIGQS encoded by the coding sequence ATGGACAAGCGCGCGCAGCAGCGGCTCGCGCTCGGTGCGTTCCTCCGTGCACGCCGAGAGGCCGCGCAACGCGACGAGCTGGGGTATCCCGCGGTGCCCAGGATGCGCACCAGCGGGCTGCGCCGCGAAGAAGTCGCGCTGTCCGCCGGGGTGAGCGTCACCTGGTACACCTGGCTGGAGCAGGGACGCGAGATCAATCCCTCCAAACAGGTGCTCGATGCGATTTCCGGAGCGCTGCGACTGACCTTGGCCGAGCATGACTACGTGCTCACCCTCGGCGGCCACACGTCCGACCCGGCCGTCTCCGGCGGCCCCACACCACCACACATCCAACGATTTCTGGACGCGCTTGCCGGCTACCCGGCCTTTGCGATCGGCCCCACGTGGAGCATCGCGGCCTGGAACGCGGCGTATGCCGCCCTGTACCCCAACATCGCCGTCACCGATCCTCCCGATCGCAATCTGCTCTGGCTGGTGTTCATGGATCCCGCGATCCGGGAGCTGTTGCCGGACTGGGAAACCGACAGCCGACGGTTCCTGGCCGAGTTCCGTGCCGAGGCCGGGGCGCGGGTGGGGGAACCCTCCTACATCCAGCTGGTCGAACGACTCCGCGAAGGAAGTGCGCTTTTCAGCGCGGAGTGGCAGGCAAGCAGTGTCGAACGGTTCGCGTCCCGGGAGCGCAGATTCTTCCACCCGGGCGTCGGCGAGCTGCTCCTCGAGCATCATCAGCTGACGCCCGCGGACGCGCCCGGGATACAGATCGTGGCGTACCTACCGCTGCCGGATAGCGATGCGGCGGAACGCCTGGCCCGCTTGATCGG